A genomic segment from Pseudorca crassidens isolate mPseCra1 chromosome 4, mPseCra1.hap1, whole genome shotgun sequence encodes:
- the LOC137223420 gene encoding ski-like protein isoform X2, with protein sequence MKEKFSMRNGKRTQSKIDTPPGMELQSWYPVIKQEGDHVSQTHSFLHPSYYLYMCDKVVAPNVSLTSAVSQPKEVTKTEASRSIPRHSEKPHSSGKLQKIVSYPDVSLEEQEKMDLKTSRELYSRLDPSVSNNSTSKKKPEPTTCNLARDTGKAGTDRDAAASSPLLVKDVICEDDKGKIMEEVMRTYVKQQEKLNSILQKKQQLQMEVEMLSSSKAMKELTEEQQNLQKELESLQNEHAQRMEEFYVEQKDLEKKLEQLAELRQRLDHAEADRQELQDELRQEREARQKLEMMIKELKLQILKSSKTAKE encoded by the exons atgaaggagaaatttagCATGAGAAATGGGAAGAGGACTCAATCCAAGATAGATACACCACCAGGAATGGAATTACAGTCATGGTATCCAGTTATAAAGCAGGAAGGTGACCATGTTTCTCAGACACATTCATTTCTACACCCCAGCTACTACTTATACATGTGTGATAAAGTGGTTGCCCCAAATGTGTCGCTTACTTCGGCTGTATCCCAGCCTAAAGAGGTCACAAAGACAGAGGCAAGTAGATCTATACCAAGGCACTCAGAGAAGCCTCACAGTAGTGGGAAACTTCAAAAAATAGTGTCTTATCCAGATGTTTCACTGGAGGAACAGGAGAAAATGGATCTAAAAACAAGTCGAGAATTATATAGCCGCTTAGATCCATCAGTCTCGAATAATTCTACAAGCAAAAAGAAACCTGAGCCTACCACTTGCAACTTAGCCAGAGACACAGGCAAGGCAGGAACTGACCGTGATGCTGCAGCTTCATCGCCACTTCTTGTCAAAGATGTTATATGTGAGGATGATAAGGGAAAAATCATGGAAGAAGTAATGAGAACTTATgtaaaacaacaggaaaaactGAACTCAATTTTGCAGAAGAAGCAACAACTTCAGATGGAAGTTGAAATGTTGAGTAGTTCAAAAGCTATGAAGGAACTCACTGAAGAACAGCAGAATTTACAGAAAGAGCTTGAATCTTTGCAGAATGAACATGCTCAAAGAATGGAAGAATTTTATGTTGAACAGAAAGACTTAGAGAAAAAATTAGAGCAG CTGGCAGAACTGAGACAGAGATTGGACCATGCCGAGGCTGATAGGCAAGAACTCCAGGATGAACTCAGACAGGAACGAGAGGCAAGACAGAAGTTAGAGATGATGATAAAAGAGCTAAAGCTGCAAATTTTGAAATCATCGAAGACTGCTAAAGAATAG
- the LOC137223420 gene encoding ski-like protein isoform X1 translates to MKEKFSMRNGKRTQSKIDTPPGMELQSWYPVIKQEGDHVSQTHSFLHPSYYLYMCDKVVAPNVSLTSAVSQPKEVTKTEASRSIPRHSEKPHSSGKLQKIVSYPDVSLEEQEKMDLKTSRELYSRLDPSVSNNSTSKKKPEPTTCNLARDTGKAGTDRDAAASSPLLVKDVICEDDKGKIMEEVMRTYVKQQEKLNSILQKKQQLQMEVEMLSSSKAMKELTEEQQNLQKELESLQNEHAQRMEEFYVEQKDLEKKLEQVMKQKCTCDSNLEKDKEAEYAAQLAELRQRLDHAEADRQELQDELRQEREARQKLEMMIKELKLQILKSSKTAKE, encoded by the coding sequence atgaaggagaaatttagCATGAGAAATGGGAAGAGGACTCAATCCAAGATAGATACACCACCAGGAATGGAATTACAGTCATGGTATCCAGTTATAAAGCAGGAAGGTGACCATGTTTCTCAGACACATTCATTTCTACACCCCAGCTACTACTTATACATGTGTGATAAAGTGGTTGCCCCAAATGTGTCGCTTACTTCGGCTGTATCCCAGCCTAAAGAGGTCACAAAGACAGAGGCAAGTAGATCTATACCAAGGCACTCAGAGAAGCCTCACAGTAGTGGGAAACTTCAAAAAATAGTGTCTTATCCAGATGTTTCACTGGAGGAACAGGAGAAAATGGATCTAAAAACAAGTCGAGAATTATATAGCCGCTTAGATCCATCAGTCTCGAATAATTCTACAAGCAAAAAGAAACCTGAGCCTACCACTTGCAACTTAGCCAGAGACACAGGCAAGGCAGGAACTGACCGTGATGCTGCAGCTTCATCGCCACTTCTTGTCAAAGATGTTATATGTGAGGATGATAAGGGAAAAATCATGGAAGAAGTAATGAGAACTTATgtaaaacaacaggaaaaactGAACTCAATTTTGCAGAAGAAGCAACAACTTCAGATGGAAGTTGAAATGTTGAGTAGTTCAAAAGCTATGAAGGAACTCACTGAAGAACAGCAGAATTTACAGAAAGAGCTTGAATCTTTGCAGAATGAACATGCTCAAAGAATGGAAGAATTTTATGTTGAACAGAAAGACTTAGAGAAAAAATTAGAGCAGGTAATGAAGCAAAAATGTACCTGTGACTCAAATTTAGAGAAAGATAAAGAGGCTGAATATGCAGCACAGCTGGCAGAACTGAGACAGAGATTGGACCATGCCGAGGCTGATAGGCAAGAACTCCAGGATGAACTCAGACAGGAACGAGAGGCAAGACAGAAGTTAGAGATGATGATAAAAGAGCTAAAGCTGCAAATTTTGAAATCATCGAAGACTGCTAAAGAATAG